From Oceanipulchritudo coccoides, the proteins below share one genomic window:
- the ruvA gene encoding Holliday junction branch migration protein RuvA, which yields MISFIEGVVESATPLQVILNCQGIGYRIDVPVTTSEKIPGIGKSVRLQIHPVYREDSQALYGFATREERDFFHLVTSKVSGIGPKIALNLMSRLSFQMLQDAISRGDAALLAKCPGIGKKTAERVCIELKDKLGPGSGKAVTVTPSSGSPVSPEADGSNQAAAFSDAIQALMTLGYKMDAADQAVRKASQALGSEATTDALIKMALKTG from the coding sequence ATGATCAGTTTTATTGAAGGAGTTGTTGAAAGCGCCACACCGCTGCAGGTAATCCTGAACTGTCAGGGAATCGGGTACCGCATTGACGTTCCCGTTACGACATCGGAAAAGATTCCCGGAATCGGAAAATCGGTTCGCCTCCAGATCCATCCGGTCTACCGGGAGGACAGTCAGGCCCTCTACGGATTTGCCACACGGGAAGAGCGCGACTTTTTCCATCTGGTCACCAGTAAGGTCAGCGGAATCGGTCCCAAGATTGCCCTCAATCTGATGAGCCGTCTCTCCTTTCAGATGCTTCAGGACGCCATTTCTCGGGGTGATGCAGCCCTCCTCGCGAAGTGCCCGGGCATCGGCAAAAAGACGGCTGAGCGAGTCTGCATCGAGTTGAAGGATAAGCTGGGTCCGGGATCCGGCAAAGCTGTAACCGTCACCCCTTCATCCGGATCACCGGTTAGCCCGGAAGCAGACGGAAGCAACCAAGCCGCCGCCTTCTCTGACGCCATCCAGGCCCTGATGACCCTCGGGTACAAGATGGACGCAGCCGATCAGGCTGTCCGCAAAGCGAGCCAGGCACTTGGCAGCGAGGCCACGACCGACGCGCTCATCAAAATGGCCCTGAAGACGGGCTAA